A window from Theobroma cacao cultivar B97-61/B2 chromosome 3, Criollo_cocoa_genome_V2, whole genome shotgun sequence encodes these proteins:
- the LOC18606614 gene encoding uncharacterized protein LOC18606614 isoform X2 — translation MLSFYCSHSLAQRPTLASSLPKFRFANRPGTFSLTRSSRIFESNPKLTKNKWKISCFRHEGFSPENPKSEYVEQFLPEEVVQHDFEKSSARKRDWKSTLQEAADAVLRAVGSGWTVPWTAETILQVMLLWVAAFWFIGSWMIPFAAHMAGFSKESLTFRGQALFSLVTDVTEGLAGIAILHRCLSQFHPLPSDWFKFSLKGKWLFDVVLGCLMFPVVNRLSQFNLNLLPLMPSTPVTLSSVEQSILARDPVAMALYAIVVSVCAPVWEEIVFRGFLLPSLTKYMPVWCAILVLQLNARSNTHADWPFS, via the exons ATGTTGAGCTTCTATTGCTCGCACTCTCTCGCTCAGCGCCCAACTCTTGCATCTTCTCTCCCCAAATTTCGGTTTGCGAACCGACCCGGCACCTTTTCTTTGACCCGGAGCTCCCGGATCTTTGAATCCAATCCTAAGCTCACAAAGAAC aagtggaaaatttcatgctttagGCATGAGGGGTTCTCCCCAGAAAACCCAAAATCTGAATACGTTGAACAGTTTCTGCCTGAAGAAGTGGTACAACATGATTTTGAGAAGTCTAGTGCTCGCAAAAGAGATTGGAAATCAACTCTTCAGGAG GCTGCAGATGCTGTCTTGAGGGCAGTTGGTAGTGGGTGGACTGTACCATGGACAGCAGAGACCATTCTGCAG GTTATGCTTCTCTGGGTAGCTGCTTTCTGGTTCATTGGGTCCTGGATGATTCCTTTTGCAGCTCACATGGCGGGGTTCAGCAAGGAATCTCTAACATTCAGAGGACAAGCTTTGTTCAGCCTTGTGACTGACGTAACTGAAGGCCTTGCTGGGATTGCTATACTCCACCGCTGTCTGTCTCAGTTTCATCCACTTCCATCAGATTGGTTTAAATTTAGCTTGAAAGGGAAGTGGCTTTTTGATGTTGTGCTAGGATGCCTCATGTTTCCTGTTGTCAACCGATTATCACAGTTCAACCTCAACTTGTTGCCACTTATGCCTTCTACACCTGTAACCCTTTCAAGTGTTGAGCAGTCAATTTTAGCAAGGGATCCAGTAGCCATGGCACTATATGCGATTGTAGTTTCGGTTTGTGCTCCTGTATGGGAGGAGATAGTTTTCCGTGGTTTTCTTCTCCCTTCCTTGACCAAATACATGCCTGTATGGTGTGCAATACTG GTCCTCCAACTGAACGCAAGAAGTAACACGCATGCTGATTGGCCATTCAGTTGA
- the LOC18606614 gene encoding uncharacterized protein LOC18606614 isoform X1, with protein sequence MLSFYCSHSLAQRPTLASSLPKFRFANRPGTFSLTRSSRIFESNPKLTKNKWKISCFRHEGFSPENPKSEYVEQFLPEEVVQHDFEKSSARKRDWKSTLQEAADAVLRAVGSGWTVPWTAETILQVMLLWVAAFWFIGSWMIPFAAHMAGFSKESLTFRGQALFSLVTDVTEGLAGIAILHRCLSQFHPLPSDWFKFSLKGKWLFDVVLGCLMFPVVNRLSQFNLNLLPLMPSTPVTLSSVEQSILARDPVAMALYAIVVSVCAPVWEEIVFRGFLLPSLTKYMPVWCAILVSSVAFALAHFNVQRMLPLIFLGMVMGVVFARSRNLLPSMLLHSLWNGFVFLDLMR encoded by the exons ATGTTGAGCTTCTATTGCTCGCACTCTCTCGCTCAGCGCCCAACTCTTGCATCTTCTCTCCCCAAATTTCGGTTTGCGAACCGACCCGGCACCTTTTCTTTGACCCGGAGCTCCCGGATCTTTGAATCCAATCCTAAGCTCACAAAGAAC aagtggaaaatttcatgctttagGCATGAGGGGTTCTCCCCAGAAAACCCAAAATCTGAATACGTTGAACAGTTTCTGCCTGAAGAAGTGGTACAACATGATTTTGAGAAGTCTAGTGCTCGCAAAAGAGATTGGAAATCAACTCTTCAGGAG GCTGCAGATGCTGTCTTGAGGGCAGTTGGTAGTGGGTGGACTGTACCATGGACAGCAGAGACCATTCTGCAG GTTATGCTTCTCTGGGTAGCTGCTTTCTGGTTCATTGGGTCCTGGATGATTCCTTTTGCAGCTCACATGGCGGGGTTCAGCAAGGAATCTCTAACATTCAGAGGACAAGCTTTGTTCAGCCTTGTGACTGACGTAACTGAAGGCCTTGCTGGGATTGCTATACTCCACCGCTGTCTGTCTCAGTTTCATCCACTTCCATCAGATTGGTTTAAATTTAGCTTGAAAGGGAAGTGGCTTTTTGATGTTGTGCTAGGATGCCTCATGTTTCCTGTTGTCAACCGATTATCACAGTTCAACCTCAACTTGTTGCCACTTATGCCTTCTACACCTGTAACCCTTTCAAGTGTTGAGCAGTCAATTTTAGCAAGGGATCCAGTAGCCATGGCACTATATGCGATTGTAGTTTCGGTTTGTGCTCCTGTATGGGAGGAGATAGTTTTCCGTGGTTTTCTTCTCCCTTCCTTGACCAAATACATGCCTGTATGGTGTGCAATACTGGTGAGTTCAGTTGCCTTTGCTCTGGCACATTTTAATGTACAGAGAATGCTACCTCTTATTTTCCTGGGAATGGTGATGGGTGTTGTTTTTGCACGGTCAAGGAATCTATTACCTTCTATGCTTCTGCACAGCCTCTGGAATGGTTTTGTGTTCTTGGATTTAATGAGATAA